One segment of Papaver somniferum cultivar HN1 unplaced genomic scaffold, ASM357369v1 unplaced-scaffold_137, whole genome shotgun sequence DNA contains the following:
- the LOC113335034 gene encoding uncharacterized protein LOC113335034, protein MRVEQQFVTLENYISLLQNQDEQDQITIKHLNQRVLVDAVNSIEVLLNPFRSTISEKISPASLSKEEIVNDLSILDWKDCAVQRIESVVVNTTLPSECLTKSPIKNHGMDKSFTPEEKKKRSYTKKKDKIHKKKKGLMESEFPAAATEKEQKRRYRKKEKGSLESGFTAVLRRLGTTLMNHLLISVLFRFLNLLWLMKTTKMMTPNINQYLTPCFYDLILAVE, encoded by the exons ATGAGAGTGGAACAGCAATTTGTTACCCTGGAAAATTACATCTCCTTACTCcaaaatcaagatgaacaagatcaaatcaccattaaacaCTTGAATCAG aGGGTTTTAGTGGATGCTGTAAACAGCATAGAAGTGCTATTGAATCCATTTCGTTCAACAATCAGTGAAAAGATATCACCAGCTTCACTTTCAAAAGAAGAAATTGTGAATGATCTCTCAATTTTAGATTGGAAAGATTGTGCAGTACAACGTATTGAAAGCGTAGTAGTAAATACTACTTTACCTTCGGAGTGTTTGACTAAATCCCCCATTAAAAATCATGGTATGGATAAGAGTTTTACACcagaggaaaagaaaaagagaagttaTACAAAGAAGAAGGATAAGATTCATAAGAAGAAAAAGGGTTTGATGGAATCAGAGTTTCCAGCTGCAGCAACAGAGAAAGAACAGAAGAGAAGATATAGAAAGAAGGAGAAGGGTTCGTTGGAGTCAGGGTTTACAGCGGTTCTAAGAAGACTAGGTACAACTCTAATGAACCACCTATTGATTTCAGTTTTATTCCGCTTCTTGAATTTGTTGTGGCTGATGAAGACGACCAAGATGATGACACCGAATATCAACCAATATCTGACTCCATGTTTCTATGATTTGATATTAGCCGTTGAGTAG
- the LOC113334785 gene encoding FIP1[V]-like protein: protein MEDIDDDFGDLYADVEVQVSSVIKQVSNSNNHSLYIKEQANNDEEMEDMETDKDLEVMDNGSDDSEDELHILLNEEDCRKYPVVNDSNVRDLGMGSDGEGGDDNDNELVVGTENDRRVAEKFDGGAEQNFAGQSVAERGNGIKSSYAGTQYSPYKYIRPNGTLFPSNNVKSSGAGTAVSFSSAPGSSMALPIVSQGCDFSLPRYMTIFDVNVETFERKPWRYPGVDITNFFNFGLDEESWKDYCNQLEHFRQQATKVPVRGHNQSHGNEYVHESKAVVGDVNSRNANGGVRQLDAPKGRAIQVEGGIGERQPTMDIMRSQDRDSGVVIQIPMQDSNELSPSSFKEEANNSMEDGSDNGGSGLDDCRDGHLAEVTEAYGRSCDVENAGSMRRLSVRPLCSDHDGQRNEILDADGCHLSRVRGCVSEEVTEAKKNTKEAREGVSKDPIKTEACVLEAEPSLNDHILCSLDFDSQSEASEDGDDIEMEDTKNLAKLRSLNSVTRLSGSVVPDFDQQKESRSNESKPRNKYLRPQKDPKNKYLVQEQDKPPSRMKLHSVAELKYDSDVDEASPPSGRKGWCDRNHLTKVHAERKVRKICDDFNVEDMSLYRETEISIGYRGGRVANKHVRSSYSGIIERKVYPHARDEFDPCIRRRYDERDNLLNKRHAGRGNVGERELYLREKGNNNRGIGGINHEEHMQSLPERSSPYRGKERRDHWQITERGGENRFRKEMEIDDFAFEYRYEEEIYQEDYIKHASYEDRERDYIHGKYDRDGPYIAREIERCRQRERYSDGACFDLMKSRDYRGGVDEHWRYSDHESSPPYSRRKSRILKDRSYHEATSPENDLSDSRRSDGRCVDNWRHTHDEKHRDSGWFGPNLNEYKHTDRAMYSDDPVHSDRRRHIWKYNSAMENSTSREQSRGRFHDEEASFYTEMSLRDEYIHVNHDFSRGEMLDDQDRYERDRRIFRREESRDFGISDEAVLRYRNSVDLREESRDLGIYDEQAVLRYRDFSRDEMLNDQDRYERDRRIVIREESRDFGDTDEAVLRYRDSVDLHIVGWKGKLSGRNTKPMAPWINSIRKDIIDHEIDKEQRKYRNPNRQHQGKFVSRHFQKAEINYPGQLNTMTERLGQSHLEHHASKGNEKLIESRPVNHRRDAFSVLAEGRRVEDGHSEIPKERVSTGDAKKKMLDSEDSTKYDNQRILQILAKMEKRRERFKELSTAKKELDINSVPQSDVKLVEAGTEVKQERPARKRRWGGN from the exons ATGGAAGATATAGATGATGATTTTGGTGATCTCTACGCGGATGTTGAAGTTCAAGTAAGTTCAGTAATCAAACAAGTTTCAAATTCTAATAATCATTCTTTGTATATAAAAGAACAAGCTAATAACGATGAGGAAATGGAAGACATGGAAACGGATAAAGATTTAGAGGTTATGGATAATGGAAGCGATGATAGTGAGGATGAATTACATATTCTATTAAACGAAGAGGATTGCAGAAAATACCCTGTGGTGAATGATTCGAATGTAAGGGATTTGGGTATGGGTAGTGACGGGGAAGGGGGAGACGATAATGATAATGAATTGGTAGTTGGTACCGAAAATGATAGAAGGGTTGCTGAAAAGTTTGATGGAGGAGCAGAACAGAATTTTGCTGGTCAGAGTGTTGCTGAAAGAGGAAATGGAATCAAGAGTAGTTATGCCGGGACTCAGTATTCACCGTATAAG TATATTAGGCCCAACGGGACATTATTTCCAAGTAACAATGTGAAAAGCAGTGGAGCTGGGACTGCAGTTTCTTTCTCTTCAGCACCAGGGTCGAGTATGGCACTACCAATAGTTTCCCAGGGATGTGATTTCTCTCTTCCCCGATATAT GACTATATTTGATGTAAATGTTGAAACGTTTGAAAGGAAACCGTGGAGGTACCCTGGAGTAGATATAACCAATTTCTTTAACTTCGGTTTGGATGAGGAAAGTTGGAAAGACTACTGCAACCAACTG GAACATTTCCGTCAGCAAGCTACCAAAGTTCCTGTACGTGGGCATAACCAG TCACATGGCaatgaatatgtccatgaatcaaaagcTGTTGTTGGGGACGTCAACTCACGAAATGCTAATGGGGGTGTTAGACAGCTGGACGCA CCAAAAGGCAGAGCAATTCAAGTTGAAGGTGGCATCGGTGAACGTCAACCAACCATGGACATAATGCGATCGCAGGACCGAGATTCTGGTGTTGTAATACAG ATCCCTATGCAGGATTCGAATGAGTTATCCCCAAGTTCATTCAAGGAAGAAGCAAATAATTCTATGGAGGACGGATCTGATAATGGAGGTTCTGGTTTGGATGATTGCAGAGATGGGCACCTGGCAGAAGTTACGGAGGCATATGGGAGAAGTTGTGATGTTGAAAATGCTGGATCTATGAGAAG GCTCTCTGTGCGTCCACTGTGTTCTGACCATGATGGTCAGCGAAATGAGATCCTTGATGCTGATGGGTGTCATCTCTCAAGGGTGAGAGGATGTGTTTCTGAGGAAGTGACTGAAGCTAAGAAAAATACCAAGGAGGCCAGGGAAGGGGTTAGCAAGGATCCTATTAAAACAGAAGCATGTGTATTGGAAGCTGAACCATCACTTAATGATCATATCCTATGCTCATTGGACTTTGATAGCCAATCAGAGGCATCTGAAGATGGAGATGACATCGAGATGGAAGATACTAAAAATCTTGCAAAATTGCGTTCTTTGAATTCAGTCACAAGGTTGTCTGGGTCAGTAGTGCCTGATTTTGATCAACAAAAGGAGTCCAGAAGTAACGAAAGTAAACCAAGAAACAAGTATCTTCGTCCTCAAAAGGATCCAAAAAACAAGTATCTTGTGCAAGAACAGGATAAGCCTCCAAGTAGGATGAAACTACATAGTGTGGCTGAATTGAAAtatgattcagatgtagatgaagcTTCTCCTCCTTCTGGTAGAAAGGGTTGGTGTGATAGGAATCACTTGACAAAAGTCCATGCAGAGCGAAAGGTGAGGAAGATATGTGATGACTTCAATGTGGAAGATATGTCTTTATACAGAGAAACCGAAATATCAATTGGTTATCGAGGTGGAAGGGTTGCCAACAAGCATGTCAGAAGTTCTTATTCTGGAATAATTGAGAGGAAAGTATACCCACACGCAAGAGATGAATTCGATCCATGTATTAGAAGGCGCTATGACGAAAGGGATAATCTATTAAACAAAAGACATGCAGGTAGAGGAAATGTAGGGGAAAGAGAGCTCTATCTCCGCGAAAAAGGAAACAACAACAGAGGAATTGGTGGTATCAACCATGAGGAGCATATGCAGTCATTACCAGAGCGTTCCTCTCCATACAGAGGTAAGGAAAGAAGAGATCACTGGCAGATCACGGAAAGGGGTGGGGAGAATAGGTTCAGAAAGGAAATGGAAATTGATGATTTCGCATTTGAATATAGGTACGAAGAAGAAATCTATCAAGAAGATTATATCAAACATGCATCATATGAAGATAGAGAAAGAGACTATATTCACGGAAAGTACGACAGAGATGGACCCTACATTGCAAGGGAAATAGAGAGATGCCGCCAGAGGGAGAGATATAGTGACGGTGCATGTTTTGATTTGATGAAGTCACGGGACTATAGAGGAGGCGTTGATGAGCACTGGAGATATTCAGATCACGAGTCTTCTCCCCCATATTCTCGTAGAAAATCTCGCATTTTAAAGGATAGAAGTTATCATGAAGCTACATCACCAGAAAATGATCTGTCCGACTCAAGGAGATCAGATGGAAGATGTGTAGATAATTGGAGACACACACACGATGAGAAACATAGAGACAGTGGTTGGTTTGGTCCGAACCTGAACGAATACAAACATACTGATAGAGCAATGTATTCTGATGATCCTGTTCATAGTGacagaagaagacacatatggaaatATAATTCAGCCATGGAAAACTCAACTTCTAGAGAACAAAGCCGAGGCAGATTTCATGACGAAGAAGCATCCTTTTATACAGAAATGAGCTTGAGGGATGAGTATATTCATGTTAATCATGACTTCTCCCGCGGTGAGATGCTTGATGATCAGGATCGGTATGAGAGGGATAGAAGAATATTCAGAAGGGAAGAAAGTAGAGATTTTGGAATTAGTGATGAAGCAGTGCTGAGGTACAGAAACTCAGTTGACTTGCGCGAAGAAAGTAGAGATCTTGGAATTTATGATGAACAAGCAGTGCTGCGGTATAGAGACTTCTCTCGTGATGAGATGCTTAATGATCAGGATCGATATGAAAGGGATAGAAGAATAGTCATAAGGGAAGAAAGTAGAGATTTTGGAGATACTGATGAAGCAGTGCTGAGGTACAGAGACTCAGTTGACTTGCATATAGTTGGTTGGAAAGGAAAG TTATCTGGAAGGAACACCAAACCTATGGCTCCCTGGATCAATAGCATCAGGAAAGACATCATTGACCATGAAATTGACAAGGAGCAGAGAAAGTACAGAAATCCCAACAGGCAACACCAAGGAAAATTTGTTTCGCGGCACTTCCAAAAAGCCGAAATTAATTATCCCGGTCAATTAAATACAATGACAGAAAGATTGGGCCAATCTCATTTAGAGCACCATGCGAGTAAAGGTAATGAGAAGTTGATAGAGAGCCGTCCAGTTAATCACCGCCGCGATGCTTTTTCGGTGCTTGCGGAAGGACGGCGGGTAGAAGATGGACATTCAGAAATTCCGAAGGAGAGAGTGTCAACTGGTGATGCAAAGAAGAAAATGTTGGATTCGGAGGATTCCACGAAATATGATAACCAGCGCATTCTTCAGATACTAGCAAAGATGGAAAAGCGGAGGGAGCGTTTCAAGGAGTTGAGCACTGCGAAAAAGGAGCTTGACATAAATTCAGTGCCTCAATCTGATGTTAAGTTGGTTGAAGCAGGAACGGAAGTTAAGCAGGAGAGGCCAGCGCGGAAGAGGCGTTGGGGTGGTAACTAA
- the LOC113334936 gene encoding protein high chlorophyll fluorescent 107-like has product MQLYSSSPNPKFTLLPLSNSCNTNSNPSKFQYVSIPYPKILNSSSSHVKLPPCFSKEPSLDEKLLCNDSDDEYEESKEDDTIKKELLTVRKPVMEFPVEEEEEEADNDDSSVSKKTNEDEIEVKEEVEEDKFAVSSTSSVTIDAGLSDFAKKMPIFEPETRVQLTSEKKPLGINLELALYRAKVLARNFKFQEATEILQKCISFWPEDGRIYVALGKVLSKQSKTDEARITYEKGCQATQGENPYIWQCWAVLESKMGNVRKARELFDAATVADKKHVAAWHGWAVLELKQGNINKARNLLGKGIKYCGGNEYIYQTLALLEAKANRIEQARYLFKQATNCNPKSCASWLAWAQLEMQRENNRTARQLFEKAVQASPKNRFAWHVWGIFEANLGDIEIGRKLLKIGHALNPRDPVLLQSLALLEYKYSTANLARVLFRRASELDPRHQPVWIAWGWMEWKEGNISKARELYQRALSIDSTTESAARCLQAWGVLEQRIGNMSAARRLFRSSLNINSQSYVTWMTWGALEEDQGNFIRAEEIRDLYFQQRTEVVDDASWVMGFMDIIDPTLDRIKRFLNLENSQIQEMDSVRNIVRTNRSSIDDEDFVDTSSSSSLPDLKNEEERSDASTPSSFDLDGFIKRKLSLDVSRLDFQIEASRTTNPTKVNYSRNVWRPEKKTLLR; this is encoded by the exons atgcaGCTCTACTCTTCATCTCCAAACCCAAAATTCACACTACTTCCCTTATCAAACTCTTGCAACACCAATTCTAATCCATCAAAGTTTCAATATGTATCAATTCCATACCCAAAAATCCTTAATTCCTCATCTTCACATGTCAAACTCCCACCTTGTTTCTCTAAAGAACCATCACTTGATGAGAAACTACTTTGTAATGATTCCGACGACGAGTACGAAGAGTCTAAAGAAGATGACACAATTAAGAAAGAACTACTTACAGTTCGTAAACCAGTAATGGAGTTTCcagtggaggaggaagaagaagaagctgacaATGATGATTCTTCAGTGAGTAAGAAGACCAacgaagatgaaattgaagtgaaagaagaagtagaagaagataagTTTGCTGTATCGTCTACTTCTTCGGTTACAATCGATGCAGGTCTTTCGGATTTCGCCAAGAAAATGCCGATATTTGAACCAGAGACTAGAGTACAATTGACTTCAGAAAAGAAGCCACTTGGGATAAATTTGGAATTAGCATTATATAGAGCCAAGGTATTAGCGAGAAATTTTAAGTTCCAAGAAGCAACAGAAATTCTTCAGAAG TGTATATCATTTTGGCCGGAGGATGGGCGGATTTATGTTGCTCTTGGTAAGGTTTTAAGTAAGCAATCGAAAACTGATGAAGCGAGGATAACATATGAGAAAGGTTGCCAAGCTACACAAGGGGAGAATCCGTACATATGGCAG TGCTGGGctgtattggaaagtaagatggGAAATGTAAGGAAAGCAAGAGAGCTATTCGATGCTGCTACAGTTGCCGATAAGAAGCACGTTGCAGCTTGGCATGGATGGGCAGTTTTGGAGCTCAAACAAGGAAATATCAATAAGGCTAGAAACCTTCTTGGTAAAGGTATAAAATATTGTGGCGGAAATGAATACATATATCAGACACTCGCTTTGCTTGAAGCTAAAGCAAATCGTATCGAGCAGGCTCGCTACTTATTCAAACAGGCTACTAACTGCAACCCGAAGAGCTGTGCTAGTTGGCTC GCGTGGGCACAATTGGAGATGCAACGGGAGAACAACCGCACTGCAAGACAGCTATTTGAG AAAGCAGTACAGGCTAGTCCAAAGAACAGGTTTGCATGGCATGTTTGGGGAATTTTCGAGGCCAATCTGGGTGATATTGAGATCGGAAGAAAACTTCTAAAGATCGGCCATGCGCTTAATCCAAGAGATCCTGTTCTCCTTCAGTCTCTCGCCTTATTGGAATACAAATACTCAACTGCTAATCTTGCTCGAGTACTATTCAGGAGAGCATCCGAACTGGACCCACGGCATCAACCAGTGTGGATT GCCTGGGGATGGATGGAATGGAAAGAAgggaacatttcaaaagctaGGGAACTTTACCAAAGAGCATTGTCAATTGACTCAACAACTGAAAGTGCTGCTCGATGTCTTCAG GCTTGGGGTGTATTAGAACAAAGGATTGGTAATATGTCTGCCGCTAGGAGATTATTCAGGTCCTCGCTGAACATAAACTCTCAGAGCTATGTGACATGGATGACATGGGGAGCACTGGAAGAGGATCAGGGTAATTTTATACGTGCTGAGGAAATTCGAGACCTCTATTTTCAGCAG CGAACCGAAGTCGTTGACGATGCTTCGTGGGTTATGGGATTCATGGACATCATTGATCCGACACTCGACAGGATAAAGAGATTCTTGAACTTAGAAAACTCACAAATCCAAGAAATGGATTCTGTGAGAAACATTGTTCGAACGAATAGGAGCAGCATTGACGATGAAGATTTTGTTGATACTTCTTCCTCAAGTAGTCTTCCTGACctcaagaatgaagaagaaagatcTGATGCCAGTACTCCAAGTAGTTTTGATTTGGATGGTTTTATCAAAAGAAAGTTATCTCTGGATGTGTCAAGATTGGATTTTCAGATAGAAGCTAGCAGGACAACGAATCCAACAAAAGTTAACTATTCGAGAAACGTGTGGAGACCTGAAAAAAAAACATTGTTACGTTAA